In a single window of the Montipora capricornis isolate CH-2021 chromosome 11, ASM3666992v2, whole genome shotgun sequence genome:
- the LOC138022889 gene encoding uncharacterized protein isoform X2, producing the protein MDFALVKEDGTCRHIAAVLFDLEHTARINDVKSCTSGQCQWVRQAKPNTNSCSLHDLKLTKSEYGKQEKAYADINNFDPRSIIHDPDTQNRKLREGLQQVCSSAVGLHVLSHCPPPTVDEDILQSFITLDENIESVEEVEAIEIFSISDIRDNFVSLHNIQVSASESVDTQLVSQFFEAISLTQEQADMINEKTKGQGETEFWVKQRVGRLTASNFYKICHLRETTNRDNTLKELLNYCPLPPERTPVQFQWGHDKEQAAIELYSKKFQKKHKGLCVNKSGLVVNTSWPHLGASPDGIRCCECYGKRVVEIKSLFSKRNLPLHIAASEYIIKVNGKYKLKTETRWYYQIQGELATTCLKIADLIIYTNKGILVIEVEFNVEFWKAMLLKLTDFYIGYMIPELLTQKILQKLP; encoded by the coding sequence ATGGAACATGTCGTCACATTGCAGCTGTGTTGTTTGACCTAGAACATACTGCACGTATCAATGATGTAAAATCCTGCACATCAGGTCAGTGCCAGTGGGTAAGACAAGCAAAGCCTAACACCAACTCTTGTTCATTGCATGACCTAAAGCTTACAAAGAGTgaatatggcaaacaagaaaaagCATATGCAGATATCAACAACTTTGATCCAAGGTCAATAATACATGATCCTGATACACAGAATAGAAAACTCAGAGAGGGTTTGCAGCAGGTTTGCAGTAGTGCTGTTGGACTTCATGTACTTTCTCACTGTCCACCTCCAACTGTTGATGAAGATATTCTACAATCTTTCATTACTTTGGATGAAAATATTGAATCTGTTGAAGAGGTAGAAGctattgaaattttctctatCTCTGACATTAGAGATAACTTTGTCTCTTTACACAACATTCAAGTCAGTGCTAGTGAATCAGTTGACACTCAGTTAGTGTCACAGTTTTTTGAAGCCATTTCCCTTACTCAGGAGCAAGCTGATATGATAAATGAAAAAACCAAGGGCCAAGGGGAGACTGAATTCTGGGTAAAACAGAGGGTTGGAAGGCTCACTGCTTCCAACTTCTATAAAATATGTCATCTTAGAGAAACTACAAATAGAGATAACACATTAAAAGAACTTCTCAATTACTGTCCACTGCCACCAGAGAGAACACCAGTGCAATTTCAGTGGGGGCATGATAAAGAACAGGCAGCAATAGAGTTGTACagcaaaaaatttcaaaaaaagcacaaaggcCTATGTGTAAATAAAAGTGGACTTGTAGTCAATACATCATGGCCACACCTAGGAGCCAGTCCTGATGGTATCCGATGTTGTGAGTGCTATGGTAAGAGAGTAGTGGAGATCAAAAgcctgttttcaaaaagaaacctcCCTCTGCATATTGCAGCATCAGAGTACATCATTAAAGTGAACGGAAAGTACAAACTGAAGACTGAAACAAGATGGTACTACCAGATACAGGGGGAACTTGCCACGACTTGTTTGAAGATTGCAGATTTGATTATATacacaaacaaaggaattcTAGTTATAGAAGTGGAGTTTAATGTGGAATTTTGGAAAGCAATGCTGCTAAAATTGACAGACTTTTACATTGGTTACATGATTCCAGAATTACTGACTCAAAAAATACTTCAAAAACTACCATGA
- the LOC138024602 gene encoding uncharacterized protein, producing the protein MEDLAKMERGINQSSTSIPPSSQEVKVGANAQRRREQLVQDVLKSDESVKFYTGIPSLSCFMLLVNTLLPYAGKMKYWDKNKRQKTYYQNDPEKEKPGRKRDVGLKEEFILVLLRLKLGLMERHLADMFAVSVSTRVIIDCTEFFIEKPSSPSAQKATWSDYKHHNTVKLLVGITPSGAFSFISKLWSGSTCDRRVTQESGLIDLLEEGDQVMADRGFTIRDLLTKKGVKLNMPPFTKGKQLSRKARKETSSIAKVRIHVERAIERLKEFKIFHGNIPLASLKLIDQEVIVCASLCNLLPPLAK; encoded by the exons ATGGAAGACCTCGCCAAAATGGAAAGGGGAATAAATCAGTCTTCGACTTCAATCCCACCCTCCAGCCAAGAAGTTAAAGTTGGCGCTAATGCTCAAAGAAGAAGAGAGCAATTGGTTCAAGACGTGTTGAAAAGCGATGAATCTGTAAAATTTTATACAGGCATTCCGTCACTATCGTGTTTCATGCTTCTCGTCAATACCCTGCTTCCGTATGCAGGAAAAATGAAGTATTGGGACAAGAACAAGCGTCAGAAAACCTACTACCAGAATGATCCTGAGAAGGAAAAACCAGGGCGAAAACGCGATGTTGGATTGAAAGAGGagtttattcttgttttgttgCGGCTGAAACTAGGTCTAATGGAAAGGCACCTTGCCGACATGTTCGCAGTTTCTGTCA GTACACGCGTCATTATCGATTGCACCGAGTTCTTTATTGAGAAGCCTTCCTCTCCAAGTGCCCAAAAGGCCACTTGGAGTGATTACAAACATCACAACACTGTTAAGTTACTAGTAGGAATTACACCATCTGGagctttttcttttatctcCAAATTATGGTCTGGGAGCACATGCGATCGGCGAGTTACTCAAGAAAGTGGCCTGATAGACCTTCTGGAAGAGGGAGATCAAGTCATGGCGGACAGGGGTTTTACAATCAGAGATCTTCTGACAAAAAAAGGAGTGAAACTCAACATGCCCCCTTTTACTAAAG GTAAACAATTGTCAAGAAAGGCTCGCAAAGAAACAAGTTCAATCGCAAAAGTGAGGATACATGTTGAGAGAGCAATTGAGAGGTTGaaagaattcaaaattttccatGGAAACATCCCATTAGCATCTTTAAAGTTAATTGACCAGGAGGTCATTGTGTGTGCTTCATTATGTAATCTTCTTCCTCCTTTAGCCAAGTAG